The Enterobacter asburiae sequence ACGCCATGAGCAGGCGGCGGTGCACATGGCCGATGGCCTGGCGCGTGCGACGGGTGAAGTGGGCGTGGTCCTGGTCACGTCGGGGCCTGGTGCGACAAACGCCATTACCGGCATTGCGACCGCGTACATGGACTCTATTCCGCTGGTGATCCTTTCCGGACAGGTCGCGACATCACTGATTGGCTATGATGCGTTTCAGGAGTGCGACATGGTCGGGATTTCGCGTCCCGTTGTGAAGCACAGCTTCCTGGTAAAGCAAACCGAAGACATTCCTGGCGTGCTGAAGAAGGCGTTCTGGCTGGCGGCAAGCGGGCGCCCGGGGCCGGTGGTGGTCGATCTCCCTAAAGATATCCTGAACCCGGCAAACAAGCTGCCTTATGTCTGGCCGGAATCGGTGAGCATGCGCTCTTACAACCCAACAACGCAGGGCCACAAAGGTCAGATCAAACGCGCGCTGCAAACGCTGCTGGCCGCAAAAAAACCGGTGGTCTATGTCGGTGGCGGGGCTGTCAATTCAGCGTGTGAGGCACAGCTTCGTGAACTGGTTGAAAAGCTCAATCTTCCTGTTGCGTCATCGCTGATGGGGCTTGGAGCATTTCCCGCCACCCACCGTCAGGCGCTCGGCATGTTAGGGATGCACGGTACCTATGAAGCCAACATGACAATGCATCATTCTGACGTGATCTTTGCCGTCGGCGTGCGTTTTGACGATCGTACTACCAACAACCTGGCGAAGTACTGCCCGAATGCCACCGTGCTGCACATTGATATTGATCCAACCTCAATTTCAAAAACGGTGTCGGCTGATGTACCTATCGTCGGTGACGCTCGTCAGGTCCTTGAACAAATGCTGGATCTGCTGGCCCTGGAGAACACAGCTCAGCCGCTGGATGAGATCCGCGACTGGTGGCAGCAAATTGAGCAGTGGCGCGCGCGGCAGTGTCTGAAATATGACACCCAAAGCGAGCATATTAAGCCGCAGGCGGTCATCGAAGCGGTCTGGCGACTGACGAAAGGCGATGCATATGTAACCTCTGACGTGGGCCAGCATCAAATGTTTGCCGCCCTCTATTATCCGTTTGATAAACCTCGTCACTGGATCAACTCGGGTGGTTTAGGCACGATGGGCTTTGGCCTGCCTGCCGCGCTGGGCGTTAAGCTGGCGCTGCCAAATGAAACTGTTGTCTGCGTGACCGGTGACGGCAGTATCCAGATGAACATT is a genomic window containing:
- the ilvI gene encoding acetolactate synthase 3 large subunit produces the protein MEMLSGAEMVVRSLIDQGVKQVFGYPGGAVLDIYDALHTVGGIDHVLVRHEQAAVHMADGLARATGEVGVVLVTSGPGATNAITGIATAYMDSIPLVILSGQVATSLIGYDAFQECDMVGISRPVVKHSFLVKQTEDIPGVLKKAFWLAASGRPGPVVVDLPKDILNPANKLPYVWPESVSMRSYNPTTQGHKGQIKRALQTLLAAKKPVVYVGGGAVNSACEAQLRELVEKLNLPVASSLMGLGAFPATHRQALGMLGMHGTYEANMTMHHSDVIFAVGVRFDDRTTNNLAKYCPNATVLHIDIDPTSISKTVSADVPIVGDARQVLEQMLDLLALENTAQPLDEIRDWWQQIEQWRARQCLKYDTQSEHIKPQAVIEAVWRLTKGDAYVTSDVGQHQMFAALYYPFDKPRHWINSGGLGTMGFGLPAALGVKLALPNETVVCVTGDGSIQMNIQELSTALQYELPVLVLNLNNGYLGMVKQWQDMIYSGRHSQSYMESLPDFVRLAEAYGHVGMRVTDPAELETKLAEALEHVKNNRLVFMDVIVDGTEHVYPMHIRGGGMDEMWLSKTERT